A window of Primulina huaijiensis isolate GDHJ02 chromosome 9, ASM1229523v2, whole genome shotgun sequence contains these coding sequences:
- the LOC140985071 gene encoding ubiquitin-conjugating enzyme E2 28-like: MASKRILKELKDLQKDPPTSCSAGPVGEDMFHWQATIMGPQDSPYAGGVFLVTIHFPPDYPFKPPKVAFRTKVFHPNINSNGSICLDILKEQWSPALTISKVLLSICSLLTDPNPDDPLVPEIAHMYKTDRAKYEQTARSWTQKYAMG, encoded by the exons ATGGCTTCGAAGCGGATCTTGAAGGAGCTCAAGGATTTGCAGAAAGATCCCCCTACTTCTTGCAGCGCTG GACCTGTTGGTGAGGACATGTTTCACTGGCAAGCAACAATAATGGGACCACAAGATAGTCCCTATGCCGGCGGAGTGTTTTTAGTCACTATTCATTTTCCCCCTGATTACCCATTCAAACCTCCAAAG GTTGCATTCCGGACAAAAGTTTTTCATCCAAACATTAACAGCAATGGTAGCATTTGCCTTGACATCTTGAAGGAGCAGTGGAGCCCTGCCTTGACAATTTCCAAG GTACTGCTCTCAATATGTTCCCTTTTGACGGATCCAAATCCCGATGACCCTCTGGTGCCAGAAATTGCTCATATGTATAAGACAGACAGAGCCAAGTACGAGCAAACAGCAAGGAGCTGGACTCAGAAATATGCAATGGGTTAG